The following proteins are encoded in a genomic region of Pan troglodytes isolate AG18354 chromosome 2, NHGRI_mPanTro3-v2.0_pri, whole genome shotgun sequence:
- the SERP1 gene encoding stress-associated endoplasmic reticulum protein 1 — MVAKQRIRMANEKHSKNITQRGNVAKTSRNAPEEKASVGPWLLALFIFVVCGSAIFQIIQSIRMGM, encoded by the exons ATGGTCGCCAAGCAGAGGATCCGTATGGCCAACGAGAAGCACAGCAAGAACATCACCCAGCGCGGCAACGTCGCCAAGACCTCG AGAAATGCCCCCGAAGAGAAGGCGTCTGTAGGACCCTGGTTATTGGCTCTCTTCATTTTTGTTGTCTGTGGTTCTG CAATTTTCCAGATTATTCAAAGTATCAGGATGGGCATGTGA